Part of the Streptomyces antimycoticus genome, GGGTCGCGGCGGTGTGGGGGCGGCCGGTGGGGCTGGTGTTCATCGACGGCGGGCACACCGACGAGCATGCGAGCGCCGACTACGAGGGCTGGGCACCGCATCTCGCGGCGGACGGGCTGCTGGTGATCCACGACGTCTTCCCGGACCCGGCCGACGGCGGCCAGGCCCCCTACCGGATCTACCGTCGTGCGCTCGGCTCCGGCGCGTTCGCCGAGGTCTCCGCGACCCGCTCGCTGCGCGTCCTGCGCCGCACCGCGACCGCCCCGGCCGCCTGAGCCGGGTACCCGGCCGTAGCGCGATACCGGGCAACGGCGCGGCGGCGGCGCGACTACCATCGCCCGCGTGTCCAACGGCAGCTTTCCTCCTGAGCCCGGTCGCCGCGGCGGCACCCTCGCCATCGTTCTGGCGGCGTTGATACCTGCCTGCTTCGCCGGCTGGCTGCTGTGGAGTTCGCTGGGAGATTCGAAGGACGACGGCGCGGACGGGGTGGGCGCGCCCACGACCTCCTCGACGTCCTCCCCCTCGCCGCCGCCGTCCGGCGCGCCCGCCGCGCCCTCGCCGCCGACGCCGTCCGGAAACGCGTCCGGAAAGCCCCTCGCGGGCAAGGTCGTGGTCATCGACCCCGGCCACAATCCGAACAACCGCGACCACCCCTCGCAGATCGCCCGGCTCGTGGACATCGGGACCGACGAGAAGGAGTGCGACACCACCGGCACGGCCACCAACTCCGGCTATGCCGAGGCGTCCTTCACCCTCGATGTGGCGCGCCGCGCCCGCACCCTGCTCGAAGCGCGCGGCGCCACGGTGCGGTTCACCCAGGACGGCGACCGGCCGTACGGGCCGTGTGTGGACGAGCGCGCGGAGATCGGGAACAAGGCCCATGCCGACGCCGTGGTCTCCGTGCACGCGGACGGCGCGGCCGCCGGGGAGCGCGGCTTCCATGTGATCCTGCCCAAGTCCGTCCGGGGCGGCGGCGCGGACACCTCCGCCATCACCGCCCCCTCCCGCCGGCTCGGCGAGCGGCTGCGCAGCCGGTTCGCCAAAGCCACCGGCAGCGAGCCCGCGCGGTACATCGCCGACGGCAGCGGGCTGGACGTCCGGGGCGATCTGGGCGGGCTCAACCTCTCCACCGTCCCCAAAGTGTTCATCGAGTGCGGCAATATGCGCGACTCCCAGGACGCCGCCCAACTGACCGACAAGGCCTGGCGCGAGCGCGCGGCGGACGGTGTCGCACAGGGCATTACGGACTTCTTGAACGAGTAGCGCTCCCACAACCGAACGGGAGGTCACGAGCGGGATACCGATGGGCCACCCCCGGTCTCCGCAGGCAGATTCACCCGTACGATGGGGCCCACCCCCGACGCCTTCGCGCCACGCGCCTGGCGGCAGCGCTACGTTAAGACGAAACCGACAAAGGACCTCACGTTGAACATCCGCTCGCTCACTCGAGGCGACGGCGTGGTGATCGGAGCAGCGGTGCTGCTGTTCATCGCCTCCTTCCTCGACTTCTACACCATCGACTGCGGTGGCAGCAGCTTCTGCAAGGACGCCGGTGAGAACGGATGGAAGTCCGACTTCTTCCCCGTACTGCCGTCGATCTTCCTTGCCGGTGTGATCGCCGCGGTGCTCATCGTCTCCGCTCGTTTCCAGCCCG contains:
- a CDS encoding N-acetylmuramoyl-L-alanine amidase, which gives rise to MSNGSFPPEPGRRGGTLAIVLAALIPACFAGWLLWSSLGDSKDDGADGVGAPTTSSTSSPSPPPSGAPAAPSPPTPSGNASGKPLAGKVVVIDPGHNPNNRDHPSQIARLVDIGTDEKECDTTGTATNSGYAEASFTLDVARRARTLLEARGATVRFTQDGDRPYGPCVDERAEIGNKAHADAVVSVHADGAAAGERGFHVILPKSVRGGGADTSAITAPSRRLGERLRSRFAKATGSEPARYIADGSGLDVRGDLGGLNLSTVPKVFIECGNMRDSQDAAQLTDKAWRERAADGVAQGITDFLNE